The Plasmodium yoelii strain 17X genome assembly, chromosome: 8 genome includes a region encoding these proteins:
- a CDS encoding prolyl-tRNA synthetase, whose protein sequence is MLFKIFVFVSYIFFSANCIKIEKKKKNLFISPVWEIGKIKFAKFKINKRGIAILKIGHDNKIVQNGSDNKMVENGSDNKMVENGSDNKIDDDGDDEDGEHWKCRSNQVKCFRNKSYEGTKYIFNKIFNDNIKQNGDKASELLFRANYIKEINGLYNMLPLGMRVINKIKDFINNYLEKINSHSVFLSILQPKRLWNISDRSKLYSEEFLYVYKQKQQKVDTDLGEIIKKKYEDDGNILSPTCEEIALTLINEVYNLNATEKNFPLLIHQYNYKFRNEKRLEKSLFKSKEFLMKDGYSFHANKKCMDEIYEIYKECYKNIFNKLGLTYRIIKKRKKDKMNALESHEYQILCRDGKFKEGAHIFKLGDYYSKKLNINYLNKKNEKKNIYMGSYGIGINRLLYFLIDNFYDENGIKLPNQIAPFSIYLIQTNQKSKYSSEKVNKIVNELRKEIINDNNTTLYNSLNSNDIEYILTIWLYTILKENDIDTYYDNTDLHLSRKLKNCDLIGASNRVIINLKSDEKKKIKLPPDFYNYLNDDNNNNRHNIFHNKLYQTFKDIRIEYKNRFFNETKNITIHELLNYFHLV, encoded by the coding sequence atgttatttaaaatatttgtttttgtgagttatattttcttttcaGCGAATTGCataaaaatcgaaaaaaaaaaaaaaaacttgtTTATAAGCCCTGTATGGGAAataggaaaaataaaattcgcAAAATTCAAGATAAACAAAAGAGGAATCGCCATTCTTAAAATTGGTCACGATAACAAAATCGTTCAAAATGGAAGTGATAACAAAATGGTTGAAAATGGAAgtgataataaaatggtTGAAAATGGAAGTGATAACAAAATAGATGACGATGGTGATGATGAGGATGGTGAGCATTGGAAATGTCGAAGTAATCAAGTCAAATGCTTTCGAAATAAGTCATACGAAGGAacgaaatatatatttaacaaaatatttaatgacaatataaaacaaaatggaGATAAAGCAAGTGAATTATTGTTTCGAGcaaattatattaaagaaataaatggGCTATATAATATGTTACCCTTAGGAATGAgagtaataaataaaattaaagatttcataaataattatttagaaaaaattaattctcATTCAGTATTTTTAAGTATATTACAACCAAAAAGATTATGGAATATTTCAGATAGATCTAAATTATATAGTGAagaatttttatatgtttataaacaaaaacaaCAAAAAGTAGATACAGATTTGGgagaaattataaaaaaaaaatatgaagatGATGGTAATATATTAAGCCCAACATGTGAAGAAATTGCATTAACACTTATTAATGaagtatataatttaaatgcaactgaaaaaaattttcctttattaatacatcaatataattataaatttcgAAATGAAAAAAGATTAGAAAAAAGTTTATTTAAAAGTAAAGAATTTTTAATGAAAGATGGTTATTCGTTTCatgcaaataaaaaatgtatggatgaaatatatgaaatatataaagaatgttataaaaatatatttaataaattaggATTAACATAtcgaattattaaaaaacgaaaaaaagataaaatgaaTGCATTGGAAAGTCATGAATATCAAATTTTATGTCGAGATGGAAAATTTAAAGAAGGGGCTCATATATTTAAGTTAGGTGATTATTactcaaaaaaattaaatataaattatttaaataaaaaaaatgaaaaaaaaaatatttatatgggATCATATGGTATTGGAATAAATAgacttctttattttttaattgacaatttttatgatgaaaatggAATCAAACTTCCAAATCAAATTGCACCATTttctatttatttaatacaaACTAATCAAAAAAGTAAATATTCTTCAGAAAAagttaataaaattgtaaatGAACTAAGaaaagaaataattaatGACAATAACACAACACTTTATAATTCCTTAAATAGTAATGatatagaatatattttaacaatttGGTTATATACTATActtaaagaaaatgatatcGATACTTATTATGATAATACAGATTTACATTTATcaagaaaattaaaaaattgtgaTTTAATTGGAGCTTCAAATAGagttataataaatttaaaaagtgatgaaaaaaaaaaaattaaattacctccagatttttataattatttaaatgatgataataataataatagacataatatatttcataataaattatatcaaACTTTTAAAGATATACGaatagaatataaaaatagattTTTTAATGAAACCAAAAATATCACAATTCATGAATTGCTGAATTATTTTCACTTGGTGTGA
- a CDS encoding armadillo repeat protein, putative — protein MDSDTILEEDIGWPNDETENDILRNKIGKKIDKKNDEKSDQEIKKKMSIIEIHKFINRLKNTNIKSLEKNYLIKLENDIKTLNISKYLSEIVSYILNLSLYINKYSDIFILLNILKYICLNYNNVDYLIEKLIFIKFFKLDEKDKNYFFIIFHDIYNNIDEDIHMYYDKNVSKIDTRTNTKCEISDFDNLEIQENYNKKNEDLKIEQTCIWTKKINKIKNEVFKNMTSYIYKENHENIENQNFLFHNNLFFSSLNEIQNYNNNKMDSISFPIRTSLGNDINNKDKIYYKNNFEKNIYIQEMINDSNIFKKIEKQNKLRKILLCLYFELILLKICNNKDMLIYMFINLTFYSPLNIDANISGNETGKEPRNETGKEIRNEVGKGIKGSSSKLGIHPYNIEKKNNDKLNEADILNMIKSCLSVNAIVVYEYFFTNTTNLFSDIKHLSDSCKADVDKMESEKNREMKASIEVEASIEVEASREMESEREGSQNKLDLDHMKDVKKYVIEFFNIFYKFAVYKILIYLYAEHVDNEYRDNSKKLILREKDYFFKIYNKSKKFCLFFTHLNKYNLNQIQIEGIQLLGLDKNSYNYIINSDFIKKQKNKTQTCLQFYNSQSNHNNINDNNYADIEDSEICYDWNSLEEKKFYTVFPEYSNININLNDDENDEDGKNGEDGKNGEDGKNGEDGKNGEDGKNGEDGKNGEDGKNGEDGKNGEDGKNGEDGKNGEDGKNGEDGKNGEDGKNGEDGEDDKNDDVLKKKTNKHNEFLSYTNKIININNEKDLENMVMIFLLNYNTKKKRKIIATKITYLNKITINLIPFYCRYIAIVNKYNKDICLIVIDELKRIIEKDIKNKLPCQNKKMKCIKYICELVKFKLLDMSYILDVLNLLIKNFTHDHAELCFYILENSAILLVSNSKTHIRFLYILEKLKKIKNTKNISSSLENIFEESCIRVKKYLTEKTKKNMSISNKNEDINLNKINYKDDNIYNNLFNYDKKKKKYFLKKLLFQDMNSSDSDENIYLISKYIRKFNWDDKFISYFLNKYIYKYLKYMSIYQINKIPSLLYYIAIYKPQFVIHIIDELNEKIIKNFEDNDYKKFPYLIQYAHLFSGLYIYKILNSSNVFDILYFLLSFSDSSMSNASNIFEMYKLFSQNLKFTRIVKNKILIKKKLIPNEENKQNNLQTVSASFSSIPFKEGEVKSGNDGGGKDGGRKDGGGKDNGGVFYYDDDDDGGDGDGGEMGNFSKFLFINNKNPILNNMLNDQDNNSFINIRMICIIIENCFKYFSNIPLLKYKLNIFFLFFIRFLLIFESLPIYIRTTIDNLLKQSGLSISYFKTIKDVDNILFVILNYEYKIFHNEIKEYDKNNDHLFFFDSDLNFKLENVENVENGDNAKLATNSAKCIRQNRVNNKPNLDKPNKSNNFSKYNKIEIEEMDNEIKQIIKESIDENRLPKNMTHTSVNFKKKFYLQPFIKKGIVKLC, from the coding sequence ATGGATAGTGATACCATTTTGGAAGAAGATATTGGGTGGCCAAATGATGAAACagaaaatgatatattacgaaataaaattggaaaaaaaatagacaaaaaaaatgatgaaaaaagtGATCaagagataaaaaaaaaaatgagcatTATTgaaatacataaatttattaatagattaaaaaatacaaatataaaaagtttagaaaaaaattatttaataaaattagaaaatgatataaaaacatTAAATATAAGTAAATATTTAAGTGAAATAGTtagttatattttaaatttaagtttatatataaataaatattccgatatatttattttgttaaatattttaaaatatatttgtctAAATTATAACAATGTAGATTATTTAATTGAAaagttaatatttattaaattttttaaattagatgaaaaagataaaaattatttttttattatttttcatgatatatataataatatagatgaAGATATTCACATgtattatgataaaaatgtttcTAAAATAGATACAAGGACTAATACAAAATGTGAAATCTCTGATTTTGATAATTTAGAGATtcaagaaaattataataaaaaaaatgaagatttAAAAATAGAACAAACTTGTATTtggacaaaaaaaataaataaaattaaaaatgaagtttttaaaaatatgacatcatatatttataaagaaaatcatgaaaatattgaaaatcagaattttttatttcataataatttattttttagttcACTAAATgaaatacaaaattataataataacaaaatggATTCTATTTCTTTTCCTATTAGAACCAGTTTAggaaatgatataaataataaagataaaatatattataaaaataattttgaaaaaaatatatatattcaagaAATGATAAACGattctaatatttttaaaaagatagaaaaacaaaataaattaagaaaaatattattatgtctaTACTTTGAATTGATCTTACTTAAAATctgtaataataaagatatgctaatatatatgtttataaatCTAACATTTTATTCGCCtttaaatatagatgcaAATATTTCAGGAAACGAAACGGGGAAAGAACCACGAAATGAAACGGGGAAAGAAATACGAAACGAAGTGGGGAAAGGAATAAAAGGGTCATCATCAAAATTAGGGATACATCCttataatattgaaaaaaaaaataatgacaaaTTAAATGAAGCAGATATATTGAATATGATTAAAAGTTGTCTGAGTGTTAATGCAATAGTtgtatatgaatatttttttacaaatacGACGAATTTATTTAGTGATATAAAACATTTATCGGATTCGTGTAAGGCAGATGTGGATAAAATGGAGAGCGAAAAAAACAGAGAAATGAAAGCAAGCATAGAAGTGGAAGCAAGCATAGAAGTGGAAGCAAGCAGAGAAATGGAGAGCGAAAGGGAGGGATCTCAAAACAAGCTTGACTTAGACCATATGAAAGATgtgaaaaaatatgtaatagaattttttaacattttttacaaatttgctgtgtataaaatattgatatatttatatgcagAACATGTAGATAACGAATATAGAGATAAcagtaaaaaattaatattaagagaaaaagattatttttttaaaatatataacaaaagtaaaaaattttgtcttttttttacacacttaaataaatataatttaaatcaaattCAAATAGAAGGTATACAATTATTAGGGCttgataaaaatagttacaattatataataaattcagattttataaaaaaacaaaaaaataaaacacagACATGtttacaattttataatagcCAAAGCAACCACaacaatataaatgataataattatgcAGATATTGAAGATAGCGAAATATGTTACGATTGGAATAGTCtcgaagaaaaaaaattttacacAGTTTTTCCGGAATACTCTAAtatcaatataaatttaaatgatgacgaaaatgatgaagatgGGAAAAATGGCGAAGATGGGAAAAATGGCGAAGATGGGAAAAATGGCGAAGATGGGAAAAATGGCGAAGATGGGAAAAATGGCGAAGATGGGAAAAATGGCGAAGATGGGAAAAATGGCGAAGATGGGAAAAATGGCGAAGATGGGAAAAATGGCGAAGATGGGAAAAATGGCGAAGATGGGAAAAATGGCGAAGATGGGAAAAATGGCGAAGATGGGAAAAATGGCGAAGATGGCGAAGATGACAAAAATGAcgatgttttaaaaaaaaaaaccaacAAACATAATGAATTTCTTAGTTACACtaacaaaataattaatattaataatgaaaaagatcTTGAAAATATGgttatgatatttttattgaattataatacaaagaaaaaaagaaaaataatagcaacaaaaattacatatttaaataaaataacaataaatttGATACCATTTTATTGTAGATATATAGCTattgtaaataaatataataaagatatatgTTTAATAGTAATAGATGAATTAAAACGAATTATtgaaaaagatataaaaaataaattaccatgtcaaaataaaaaaatgaaatgtataaaatatatttgtgaattagttaaatttaaattattagatATGTCTTATATATTAGatgttttaaatttgttaatcAAAAATTTTACACATGATCATGCAGaattatgtttttatattttagaaaattcTGCTATATTACTAGTAAGCAATTCAAAAACACACATacgttttttatatatattagaaaaattaaaaaaaataaaaaatactaaaaatatatcatcatcattagaaaatatatttgaagaATCTTGTATTAGagtcaaaaaatatttaacagaaaaaaccaaaaaaaatatgtctatttcaaataaaaatgaagatattaatttaaataaaattaattataaagatgataatatttataataatttatttaattatgataaaaaaaaaaaaaaatattttttaaaaaaattattatttcaaGATATGAATTCTAGTGATagtgatgaaaatatatatcttatatccaaatatataagaaaatTCAATTGGgatgataaatttataagttattttttaaataaatatatatataaatatttaaaatatatgagtatttatcaaataaataaaataccatctttattatattatatagctATATATAAACCTCAATTTGTAATACATATTATTGATGAATtgaatgaaaaaattataaaaaattttgaagataatgattataaaaaattcccATATCTTATACAATATGCTCATTTATTTTCgggtttatatatttacaaaattttaaattcatcaaacgtttttgatattttatattttttactttcaTTTTCAGATTCTAGTATGTCTAATGCTTCAAATATTTTTGAGATGTATAAACTTTTTTCTCAAAATTTGAAATTTACTAgaattgttaaaaataaaatattaataaaaaaaaaattaataccaAATGaggaaaataaacaaaataatctACAAACTGTATCTGCTTCGTTTAGCAGCATCCCGTTTAAGGAGGGCGAAGTGAAAAGCGGAAATGATGGAGGCGGGAAAGATGGAGGCAGAAAAGATGGAGGCGGAAAAGATAACGGGGGAGTGTTTTAttatgatgatgatgatgatggtGGTGATGGTGATGGTGGGGAGATGGGAAATTTCTCTAAATTTTTgttcataaataataagaacCCGATTTTAAATAACATGTTAAATGACCAAGACAATAACagttttattaacattagaatgatatgtataattatagaaaactgttttaaatattttagtaacattccattgttaaaatataaattaaatatattttttttattttttattcgtTTTTTGCTAATCTTTGAATCATTACCCATATATATTAGAACCACAATAGACAATTTACTAAAGCAAAGTGGTTTAAGCATTTCctattttaaaacaataaaagATGTTGataacattttatttgtgattttaaattatgaatataaaatatttcataatGAGATAAAAGAGTATGACAAAAATAATGATCACCTTTTCTTCTTTGACTCAGATCTAAATTTTAAATTggaaaatgttgaaaatgttgaaaatggTGATAACGCAAAATTAGCTACCAATTCGGCAAAATGCATAAGACAAAATCGGGTAAATAATAAGCCAAATTTAGATAAGCCAAATAAAAGTAACAATTTTtcaaagtataataaaattgaaatagAAGAAATGGATAACgaaattaaacaaataataaaagagtCCATAGATGAAAATAGATTACCAAAAAATATGACACACACATCagttaattttaaaaaaaaattttatttacaaccttttattaaaaaagggaTTGTTAAATtgtgttga
- a CDS encoding ribosomal RNA-processing protein 8, putative encodes MTKGNTKKKELSNINKKGGQISKKKIHKKNKNKSGNKSEHKSGNESGNRGYGIRNEKENKNDNVKKEEIRQFSKNQKLIANVSNKNSNYLKKNKNENSSFGIIHHHGKYYDDENINLEKNKQKYKKKKKIEGTPEDIANASLFRYINEYMYTNSSEIVKKKLSETKNIFNIYHSGYNKQKKKWPKNPVDIIIKYLKKNYTKDSKIADLGCGEAQIAKTFTDWSITSFDLIQYNEYVTVCNITQLPLENDSYDCFVLCLSLMNTDWPKVIYESVRCLKKGATLIIADVVSRFTNYKGFLNFMHGVGFSLHNKINMDDFFHVLFFENVKKKDKVPFIVTDKIINNTSKLLSPCIYKRR; translated from the exons ATGACAAAGGGAAATACGAAGAAAAAAGAGTTgtcaaatataaataaaaagggTGGACaaattagtaaaaaaaaaatacacaaaaagaataaaaataagagtGGAAATAAGAGTGAACATAAGAGTGGAAATGAGAGTGGAAATAGGGGTTACGGTATACGAAatgaaaaggaaaataaaaatgataatgtaAAGAAAGAGGAAATTAGACAATTTTCAAAAAACCAAAAATTAATTGCAAATGTTTccaataaaaatagtaattatttaaaaaaaaataaaaatgagaatAGTTCATTTGGTATAATACATCACCATGGGAAATACtatgatgatgaaaatatcaatttagaaaaaaataaacaaaaatataaaaaaaaaaaaaaaattgaaggTACACCAGAAGATATAGCTAATGCATCGTTATTTCGATacataaatgaatatatgtatacaaatAGTAGtgaaattgtaaaaaaaaaattaagtgaaacgaaaaatatttttaatatatatcattctggatataataaacaaaaaaaaaaatggccTAAAAACCCTGtagatataattataaaatatttaaaaaaaaattatacaaaagaTTCAAAGATAGCAGATTTAGGATGTGGAGAAGCACAAATAGCTAAAACATTTACAGATTGGTCAATAACATCTTTTGatttaattcaatataatgAATATGTAACAGTTTGTAATATAACACAATTGCCTCTTGAAAATGATTCATATGATTGTTTTGTTTTGTGTTTAAGTCTTATGAACACTGACTGGCCTAAAGTTATATATGAATCTGTTCGTTGTTTAAAAAAAGG ggCAACTCTAATAATTGCAGATGTCGTTAGCAGATTTACAAACTACAAAGGATTCTTAAATTTTATGCATGGTGTTGGATTTTCACTTCATAATaaa ATAAATATGGATGATTTTTTtcatgtattattttttgaaaatgttaaaaaaaaagataaagtACCATTTATTGTAActgataaaattattaacaataCTTCAAAATTGTTATCCCCATGTATTTACAAAAGaagataa
- a CDS encoding zinc binding protein (Yippee), putative: MGRSFKVFLSNYAYSCSECGNHLSDPSELVSTSFRGRTGPAWLFSKVINICEGEYEDRMMTTGQHTIVDIYCSNCQNNVGWKYEDSSEESQKYKKGKYILEKALLSFLVIDKCGKEHKFELKSSDCDF; this comes from the exons atgggTAGATCATTCAAGGTTTTTTTGAGCAACTACGCATACAG TTGTTCAGAATGTGGAAATCATCTATCCGATCCGAGTGAACTTGTTTCTACTTCATTTAGAGGTAGAACAGGACCAGCATGGCTTTTTTCAAaagttataaatatatgtgaaGGAGAATATGAAGATAGAATGATGACAACTGGTCAACATACAATAGTTGATATTTATTGTAGTAATTGTCAAAATAATGTAGGATGGAAATATGAAGATTCATCTGAAGAATCtcagaaatataaaaaaggaaaatatattttagaaaaagcTTTACTCTCTTTTTTAGTTATTGATAAATGTGGAAAAGAACACAAATTCGAACTTAAATCATCTGATTGTGATTTTTGA
- a CDS encoding thioredoxin-like protein 2, putative, translated as MNSFKLLKELKHPAILKMHRRNIFTEITKVDQYLQKVNSDNLVVAQFGASWCAPCKKLKPIIKKLGEEKENIEFLYVDIDELPELGENEDISELPTVLFRKKGKYLDKIVGMNENELIKCIEKHQSN; from the exons ATGAATTCATTCAAATTGTTAAAAGAACTCAAACATCCtgcaattttaaaaatgcatagacgaaatatttttacg GAAATAACAAAAGTTGATCAATATTTACAAAAAGTTAATTCTGATAATTTAGTGGTAGCTCAGTTTGGGGCTTCATGGTGTGCGCCatgtaaaaaattgaaaCCAATT ATTAAAAAGCTCggagaagaaaaagaaaatatcgaatttttatatgtagacATTGATGAACTTCCGg aacTGGGCGAAAATGAAGACATAAGTGAGCTTCCCACAGTTTTGTTtagaaaaaaaggaaaatatttgGACAAAATAGTTG gAATGAATGAAAacgaattaataaaatgtatcGAGAAACATCAAAGCAActaa
- a CDS encoding protein phosphatase-beta, putative, which yields MNDFELSSRNMIFSDTVNSKENLKELKKNIKRDNIYMETKKKENNNEIEKKEEYEKNKDDYKQLEKKYKIPNDNEDNFYNYQNFTLDHENSTTYENLSVKEFSDEEVSSENEYNKKIKINKNNSIKYNKDIINYDKNYYDQKGQKNITQNSFFQYQQTNENIQNNYSTQPVSKITHNVDEWINKLLKCQLLTIEEVKLMCTLLIDILKNEPNCVQVPVPVTVAGDIHGQFYDLLELFHIGGLPPDVSYLFLGDYVDRGYYSCECFCLVACFKIKHPSKITILRGNHESRQITKVYGFYDECIRKYNNDSSVWKYLTDAFDYLPLTAIINNQIFCDHGGISPYLQTIEDINKLDRYKEIPQDGAICDLLWSDPASSEDEVIDGWKPSPRGAGVLFNEKKTNTFLHINNLSCICRAHQLVQEGFQWMHNDKVVTIFSAPNYCYRCGNAASLMLVDEFMEKDFVTFNTAPLRANPHTLRNNIDYML from the exons atgaacgaCTTTGAATTATCGAGTAGGAATATGATATTTAGTGATACAGTAAACTCAAAAGAAAATCTTAAAgaattaaagaaaaatataaaaagagataatatatatatggagacgaaaaaaaaggaaaataataatgaaattgaaaaaaaagaagaatatgagaaaaataaagatgatTATAAAcaattggaaaaaaaatataaaataccAAACGATAATGaagataatttttataattatcaaaattttacATTAGATCATGAAAATAGTACAACTTATGAAAATTTGTCTGTTAAAGAATTTAGTGATGAAGAAGTAAGTTctgaaaatgaatataataaaaaaataaaaataaataaaaataattctatcaaatataataaggatataattaattatgataaaaattattatgatcaaaaaggacaaaaaaacataactcaaaattcattttttcaatatcaacaaactaatgaaaatattcaaaataattattcTACTCAACCTGTATCAAAAATAACACATAATGTTGATGAatggataaataaattattaaaatgcCAATTATTAACTATTGAAGAAGTTAAATTAATGTGTACACTTTTGattgatatattaaaaaatgaaccCAATTGTGTGCAAGTTCCTGTCCCAGTTACAGTTGCTGGTGATATACATGGCCAGTTTTACGACCTTTTAGAGCTATTCCACATAG GAGGCCTCCCCCCCGATGTCAGTTATCTCTTTTTAGGCGATTATGTGGATAGAGGATATTATTCATGTGAATGTTTTTGTTTAGTAGCTTGTTTCAAAATTAAGCATCCAAGTAAAATTACAATATTAAGAGGTAATCATGAAAGTCGACAAATAACAAAAGTATATGGGTTCTATGATGAGTGtataagaaaatataataatgattcaAGTGTTTGGAAATATTTAACAGATGCATTTGATTATTTACCATTAACggcaataataaataatcagATTTTTTGTGACCATGGTGGTATATCACCATATTTACAAACAAttgaagatataaataaattagatAGATATAAGGAAATACCACAAGATGGTGCAATTTGTGATTTATTATGGAGTGATCCTGCATCATCTGAAGATGAAGTTATTGATGGATGGAAACCTTCTCCTAGAGGTGCAGgtgttttatttaatgaaaaaaaaactaatacatttttacatataaataatcttAGTTGTATATGTCGAGCTCATCAATTAGTTCAAGAAGGTTTTCAATGGATGCATAATGATAAGGTCGTTACAATTTTTAGTGCACCTAATTATTGTTATCGGTGCGGAAATGCAGCATCCTTAATGTTGGTCGACGAATTTATGGAAAAAGATTTTGTCACATTTAACACTGCCCCGTTAAGGGCAAATCCACACACTTTAAGAAACAACATTGACTATATGTTATGA
- a CDS encoding histone deacetylase 1, putative — protein sequence MSNRKKVAYFHDPDIGSYYYGAGHPMKPQRIRMTHSLIVSYNLYKYMEVYRPHKSDVNELTLFHDYEYVDFLSSISMENYRDFTYQLKRFNVGEATDCPVFDGLFQFQQSCAGASIDGAAKLNHHCADICVNWSGGLHHAKMSEASGFCYINDIVLGILELLKYHARVMYIDIDVHHGDGVEEAFYVTHRVMTVSFHKFGDYFPGTGDITDVGVNHGKYYSVNVPLNDGITDEAFVDLFKVVIDKCVQSYKPGAIILQCGADSLTGDRLGRFNLTIKGHARCVEHVRSYNLPLLVLGGGGYTIRNVSRCWAYETGVVLNKHHEMSDQISLNDYYDYYAPDFQLHLQPSSIPNYNSPEHLNKIKMKITENLRNIEHAPGVQFSYVPPDFFDSDIDDKSDKNQYELKDDSGGGRAAGTRGKEHSSTHHLRRKNYEDDFFDMSDRDQGII from the coding sequence atgtCGAATAGAAAAAAAGTAGCATATTTTCATGACCCTGATATAGGTAGCTATTATTATGGAGCGGGTCATCCTATGAAGCCTCAAAGAATTCGAATGACACATTCTTTAATTGTATCAtacaatttatataaatatatggaaGTATATAGGCCTCATAAAAGTGATGTAAATGAGTTAACTTTATTTCATGATTATGAATATGttgattttttatcatcGATATCTATGGAAAATTATCGAGATTTTACATATCAATTAAAAAGATTTAATGTTGGAGAAGCTACTGATTGCCCAGTTTTTGATGGCCTTTTTCAATTTCAGCAATCATGCGCAGGTGCATCGATTGATGGAGCAGCTAAATTAAATCACCATTGTGCCGATATTTGCGTGAACTGGTCAGGTGGTTTACATCACGCAAAAATGTCAGAAGCTAGTGgattttgttatattaatGACATTGTTTTAGGCATATTAGAATTGCTAAAATATCATGCACGTGTTATGTATATTGACATTGATGTTCATCATGGAGATGGAGTTGAGGAAGCTTTTTATGTTACTCATAGAGTTATGACTGTTTCATTTCATAAATTTGGTGATTATTTTCCTGGTACAGGTGATATAACAGATGTAGGTGTTAATCATGGAAAGTATTATAGTGTTAATGTGCCATTAAATGATGGAATAACTGATGAAGCATTTGTAGATTTATTTAAAGTTGTTATAGATAAATGTGTCCAGTCTTATAAACCTGGTGCTATTATACTTCAATGTGGTGCAGATAGTTTAACGGGTGATAGATTAGGTCGATTTAATTTAACTATAAAAGGTCATGCAAGATGTGTTGAACATGTCCGTTCATATAATTTACCATTATTAGTTTTAGGTGGTGGGGGATATACAATACGAAATGTATCAAGATGTTGGGCATATGAAACTGGAGttgttttaaataaacaTCATGAAATGTCTGATCAAATTAGTTTAAATGATTATTATGATTATTATGCACCTGATTTTCAATTGCATTTACAACCATCTAGTATACCAAATTATAATTCACCTGaacatttaaataaaattaaaatgaaaataacagAAAACTTAAGAAATATTGAACATGCTCCAGGAGTTCAATTTTCTTATGTACCCCCTGATTTTTTTGATTCAGATATAGATGATAAAAGTGATAAAAATCAATATGAACTTAAAGATGATAGTGGAGGTGGTAGAGCAGCAGGAACGCGAGGAAAAGAACATTCTTCTACTCATCATTtaagaagaaaaaattatgaagatGATTTTTTCGATATGTCAGATAGAGATCAAGGAATTATTTAG